The Mucilaginibacter mallensis genome has a segment encoding these proteins:
- a CDS encoding TapB family protein: MKKIIFIIALLLITSRMLAQDCSQYMYMKKNKVIESTCYNEKGEVLRKVVSTVVNVTTINGTTTANVSTKYFDKNGKPNGEKSISYKCNGGSFIMDMGDNSPQQGNANIKFTASSMEYPSGMKVGDRLKSVTSQVEEKIGGVSSVATSQIERTVVAKENVTTPAGTWNCFKIVNKTTTTIKGYKMAPFTAETTEWYVPNFGIVKVQVIGLTTEITALR; the protein is encoded by the coding sequence ATGAAAAAAATTATATTCATCATCGCCCTACTTTTAATAACCTCAAGGATGCTGGCACAGGATTGTTCCCAGTATATGTATATGAAAAAAAACAAGGTTATTGAATCAACCTGTTATAACGAGAAAGGCGAAGTTTTACGGAAAGTGGTTTCAACGGTTGTTAACGTAACCACAATAAACGGGACAACCACTGCAAACGTTAGTACGAAATATTTTGATAAAAACGGAAAGCCCAACGGGGAAAAAAGTATTTCCTACAAATGTAATGGTGGTTCATTTATAATGGACATGGGTGATAATAGCCCCCAGCAGGGCAACGCTAATATTAAATTCACCGCCAGTTCCATGGAATATCCGTCAGGGATGAAGGTTGGCGACCGTTTAAAGAGTGTTACCTCACAAGTGGAAGAGAAAATTGGTGGTGTCTCAAGTGTTGCTACTTCTCAAATTGAAAGGACGGTTGTTGCTAAAGAAAACGTCACCACACCCGCCGGAACCTGGAATTGTTTTAAAATAGTTAATAAAACTACCACTACTATTAAAGGTTATAAAATGGCTCCGTTCACCGCTGAAACTACGGAGTGGTATGTCCCCAATTTTGGTATAGTAAAGGTTCAGGTTATTGGTTTGACAACGGAAATTACCGCTCTCAGGTAA